In Holophagales bacterium, one DNA window encodes the following:
- a CDS encoding alkaline phosphatase family protein, with product MSGRSGRALGWAALVVGLLAPALAGEAPRAIVVSWDGAGDEVVDRLLAEGRLPAVAALAERGLAASWVRSSFPSKTAAAHAAIWTGTWAAGSGITANEVPLLPRAEHTLLDFQSGFSSLAATGEPLFLTAALAGRRVVALSATQSIPATPLRERLRRRGVAEDRLTVVGGFESPLASAKAIDAAAFGPARPGWNGVAHRQGAREAVLRVAGTTFHLLLYDDPADPVRGLDRLLVRVGSRDRRRASAEAVLAAHPAGAEPAAWSPPFCVVDGSRHANTFFRLFDLAPDGSRVLLYRRAAYALSGAIAPADLAAYEKAYPGFQDSGFAAYARGDLGATLGDGGSGEAERRVLEIVAFDVQLLTAGATFALRAWQPDLLFHYALEADDAGHAWMGMLDSRAPGYDAALAERVWPFYARVFELLDRWLGALVAAAPPETIVALVSDHGHAGVRRWVYVNRILEEAGLLAWDAAGRVDLARTAVAAPFSDFQLRVNGTERHGGIVSPEDRAAVLRRATAALLAARDPENGAAVVRLVARPEEVPAYGIAGPLAGDLLFDLAPGYYLRTGRSGVAVTPSDRADGGGEHGFWPERREMQAIFYAAGPGIAAGARPGEIRAIDIAPTLAYLLGLPAPAQATGRVLGEAGAR from the coding sequence GTGAGCGGGCGATCGGGTCGTGCACTGGGCTGGGCGGCGCTCGTCGTCGGTCTCCTCGCGCCGGCGCTCGCCGGGGAGGCGCCGAGGGCGATCGTCGTCAGCTGGGACGGCGCCGGGGACGAGGTGGTCGATCGGCTGCTCGCCGAAGGTCGGTTGCCTGCGGTTGCCGCGCTCGCCGAGCGCGGGCTCGCGGCGAGCTGGGTGCGCTCGAGCTTCCCGAGCAAGACCGCCGCGGCGCACGCGGCGATCTGGACCGGCACCTGGGCGGCGGGAAGCGGCATCACTGCGAACGAGGTGCCGCTCCTGCCGCGCGCCGAGCACACGCTGCTCGACTTCCAGTCGGGCTTCAGCTCGCTTGCCGCGACCGGCGAGCCGCTCTTCCTGACGGCCGCGCTCGCCGGGCGCCGCGTCGTCGCCCTCTCGGCGACGCAGTCGATCCCTGCGACACCGCTGCGGGAACGCTTGCGTCGTCGCGGCGTGGCGGAGGACCGGCTCACCGTCGTCGGCGGATTCGAGAGCCCGCTGGCGTCGGCCAAAGCGATCGACGCCGCGGCCTTCGGCCCGGCTCGTCCGGGCTGGAACGGCGTCGCCCATCGCCAGGGAGCCCGTGAAGCGGTCCTCCGGGTCGCCGGCACGACCTTCCACCTGCTGCTCTACGACGATCCGGCCGATCCAGTGCGCGGGCTCGACCGACTGTTGGTCCGCGTCGGCAGCCGCGACCGCCGCCGGGCCTCGGCCGAAGCCGTCCTCGCGGCCCATCCCGCCGGCGCCGAGCCGGCCGCCTGGAGCCCGCCGTTTTGCGTGGTCGATGGCTCACGCCACGCCAACACCTTCTTCCGTCTCTTCGATCTCGCGCCCGATGGCTCGCGCGTGCTCCTCTACCGGCGTGCCGCCTACGCGCTTTCCGGGGCGATCGCGCCAGCCGACCTGGCGGCGTACGAAAAGGCCTATCCGGGGTTCCAGGACAGTGGTTTCGCCGCCTACGCGCGTGGCGACCTGGGTGCGACGCTCGGCGACGGCGGGAGCGGTGAGGCCGAACGGCGCGTTCTCGAGATCGTCGCCTTCGATGTCCAGTTGCTGACCGCGGGGGCCACCTTCGCCCTCCGCGCGTGGCAACCGGACCTGCTCTTCCACTACGCGCTCGAGGCCGACGACGCGGGGCACGCGTGGATGGGGATGCTCGACTCCCGCGCACCCGGCTACGACGCCGCCTTGGCCGAGCGAGTCTGGCCGTTCTACGCCCGGGTGTTCGAGCTGCTCGACCGCTGGCTCGGCGCTCTGGTCGCCGCCGCGCCGCCGGAGACGATCGTCGCCCTGGTGAGCGATCACGGTCATGCCGGGGTCCGTCGCTGGGTCTACGTCAACCGGATCCTCGAGGAGGCCGGGCTGCTCGCCTGGGACGCTGCCGGCCGCGTCGACCTCGCCCGCACCGCCGTCGCCGCTCCGTTCTCCGACTTCCAACTGCGCGTCAATGGGACGGAGCGCCACGGGGGAATCGTGTCTCCGGAGGATCGCGCCGCGGTGCTCCGGCGGGCGACGGCGGCGCTCCTCGCCGCCCGCGATCCGGAGAACGGGGCCGCCGTCGTGCGGCTCGTCGCCCGCCCCGAGGAGGTGCCGGCCTATGGCATCGCCGGTCCGCTCGCCGGCGATCTGCTCTTCGACCTCGCCCCCGGCTACTACCTGCGGACCGGTCGGTCGGGGGTGGCGGTCACCCCGAGCGATCGAGCCGACGGCGGCGGCGAGCACGGCTTCTGGCCCGAGCGACGCGAGATGCAGGCGATCTTCTACGCGGCCGGACCGGGGATCGCGGCGGGAGCGCGCCCCGGGGAGATCCGGGCGATCGACATCGCGCCGACCTTGGCCTACCTGCTCGGCCTCCCGGCGCCGGCTCAGGCCACCGGGAGGGTTCTCGGCGAAGCGGGCGCTCGCTGA
- a CDS encoding efflux RND transporter permease subunit produces MSFSELFIRRPVMTTIVMVAILVFGGMAYRLLPVSDLPNVDFPTITVSAALPGANPDTMASSVATPLEKEFSTIAGVDSMSSTSSIGNTSITLQFSLERNIDAAAQDVQAAIARANRQLPQDMPYPPTYNKSNPADQPILFIALTSPTLPLYTLDEYAETSIAQRISTVSGVAQVQVYGAQKYAVRIQLDPRQLATRGLAVDDVTRAVRGANVNLPTGTLYGPQKSFTLMADGQLTDAAAYRPIIVAYRDGKPVRLEELGTVTDSVENNKVAAWFIDQRAVVLAIQRQPGTNTVEVARKVRELLPKFEQQLPASVSMRILFDRSAPIDESVHDVKVTLVITLILVVLVIFLFLRNLSATAIPSLAMPMSIVGTFVVMYLLDYSLDNLSLMALTLSVGFVVDDAIVMLENIFRHMEMGKKPLQAALDGSREIGFTILSMTLSLAAVFIPVLFMGGIVGRLFREFAVVIGLAVLISGFISLSLTPMLSSRFLAPPREVEHHGLFNFFERFFAGMLRGYEKGLRWSLAHRRITMLYTLVITLLTVVVFARIPKGFIPSQDIGQLFGQTEAVEGISFEEMARHQQEVAKIVREDPNIEAFMSSAGGRGSGASNTGNLFVRLKPRAERTLNADQVVESLRPRFAQVPGIRVYLQNPPALQIGGRMSRSQYQLTLTGPDTDELYRVAPVLEGKLRGLRLLTDVSTDLLLRNPQVNVDIARDKAASFGVTAQQIEDTLYSAYGQRQVSTIFAPNNQYRVIMEMQPEFQRQPADLRLLYVRSAGGQLVPLDSLVTLTPGVGPLAVNHSGQVPSVTLSFNLAPGVALSQATDEVDRLARETLPATVTPTFQGTAQAFKSSMQGLGLLLVLAILVIYMVLGVLYESFIHPLTILSALPLAGLGALLTLMAFGSDLNIYAFVGIIMLVGLVKKNGIIMIDFALEVQRHGGKTPLEAIHEACVVRFRPIMMTTMAALFGTLPIALGFGAGAEARRPLGLAVVGGLLLSQSLTLFVTPVVYTYMESLQERMGRALWFLRGREREVDAAS; encoded by the coding sequence ATGAGCTTCTCCGAGCTCTTCATCCGCCGTCCGGTGATGACGACGATCGTCATGGTGGCGATCCTCGTCTTCGGCGGCATGGCCTACCGGCTGCTGCCGGTCTCCGACCTGCCGAACGTCGACTTTCCGACGATCACCGTCTCGGCCGCCCTGCCCGGCGCCAACCCCGACACCATGGCGTCCTCGGTGGCGACGCCGCTCGAGAAGGAGTTCTCGACCATCGCCGGCGTCGACTCGATGAGCTCGACGAGCAGCATCGGCAACACCAGCATCACCCTGCAGTTCAGCCTCGAGCGCAACATCGACGCGGCGGCGCAGGACGTCCAGGCGGCGATCGCCCGGGCCAACCGCCAGCTGCCGCAAGACATGCCGTACCCGCCGACCTACAACAAGTCGAATCCGGCGGACCAGCCGATCCTGTTCATCGCCCTCACCTCGCCGACCCTGCCGCTCTACACCCTCGACGAGTACGCCGAGACCTCGATCGCGCAGCGCATCTCGACCGTCTCGGGCGTCGCCCAGGTGCAGGTCTACGGCGCGCAGAAGTACGCCGTCCGCATCCAGCTCGACCCGCGCCAGCTCGCCACCCGCGGCCTCGCGGTGGACGACGTGACGCGCGCGGTGCGCGGCGCCAACGTCAATCTGCCGACCGGCACCCTCTACGGTCCGCAGAAGAGCTTCACGCTGATGGCCGACGGCCAGCTCACCGACGCGGCCGCCTACCGGCCGATCATCGTCGCCTACCGCGACGGCAAGCCGGTGCGACTCGAAGAGCTCGGCACGGTCACCGACAGCGTCGAGAACAACAAGGTGGCCGCCTGGTTCATCGACCAGCGCGCGGTGGTGCTCGCCATCCAGCGCCAGCCGGGGACCAACACCGTCGAGGTGGCGCGCAAGGTGCGCGAGCTGCTGCCGAAGTTCGAGCAGCAGCTCCCGGCGAGCGTGTCGATGCGCATCCTCTTCGACCGCTCGGCGCCGATCGACGAGTCGGTCCACGACGTCAAGGTCACCCTGGTCATCACGCTGATCCTCGTCGTCCTGGTGATCTTCCTCTTCCTGCGCAACCTCTCGGCGACGGCGATCCCCTCGCTCGCCATGCCGATGTCGATCGTCGGCACCTTCGTCGTCATGTACCTGCTCGACTACTCGCTCGACAACCTCTCGCTGATGGCGCTGACGCTCTCGGTGGGGTTCGTCGTCGACGACGCCATCGTCATGCTGGAGAACATCTTCCGCCACATGGAGATGGGCAAGAAGCCGCTCCAGGCGGCGCTCGACGGCTCGCGCGAGATCGGTTTCACGATCCTCTCGATGACCCTCTCGCTCGCCGCGGTGTTCATCCCGGTGCTGTTCATGGGCGGCATCGTCGGGCGGCTGTTCCGCGAGTTCGCCGTGGTCATCGGCCTCGCCGTGCTGATCTCCGGCTTCATCTCGCTGTCGTTGACGCCGATGCTCTCCTCGCGCTTCCTGGCTCCGCCGCGCGAGGTCGAGCACCACGGCCTGTTCAACTTCTTCGAGCGCTTCTTCGCCGGCATGCTGCGCGGCTACGAGAAGGGTCTCCGCTGGTCGCTCGCCCACCGGAGGATCACCATGCTCTACACCCTGGTGATCACGCTCCTCACCGTCGTCGTCTTCGCGCGGATCCCGAAGGGGTTCATCCCGTCCCAGGACATCGGGCAGCTCTTCGGGCAGACCGAGGCGGTCGAGGGGATCTCGTTCGAGGAGATGGCGCGCCATCAGCAGGAGGTGGCGAAGATCGTCCGCGAGGATCCGAACATCGAGGCCTTCATGTCCTCGGCGGGCGGCCGCGGCTCGGGCGCCTCGAACACCGGCAACCTCTTCGTCCGCCTGAAGCCGCGCGCCGAGCGCACGCTCAACGCCGACCAGGTGGTCGAAAGCCTGCGCCCGCGCTTCGCCCAGGTGCCGGGCATCCGCGTCTACCTGCAGAATCCGCCGGCCCTGCAGATCGGCGGCCGGATGAGCCGCAGCCAGTACCAGCTCACCCTGACCGGGCCGGACACCGACGAGCTCTATCGCGTTGCCCCGGTGCTCGAAGGCAAGTTGCGCGGGCTGCGCCTGCTCACCGACGTCTCGACCGACCTGCTCCTGCGCAATCCGCAGGTCAACGTCGACATCGCCCGCGACAAGGCGGCGTCGTTCGGCGTGACGGCGCAGCAGATCGAAGACACCCTCTACTCCGCCTACGGCCAGCGCCAGGTGTCGACGATCTTCGCGCCGAACAACCAGTACCGCGTGATCATGGAGATGCAGCCGGAGTTCCAGCGCCAGCCGGCCGACCTGCGCCTGCTCTACGTCCGCTCGGCCGGGGGGCAACTGGTGCCGCTCGATTCGCTGGTGACGCTCACCCCCGGGGTCGGCCCGCTGGCGGTCAACCACTCCGGGCAGGTGCCGTCGGTGACGCTGTCGTTCAACCTCGCCCCCGGCGTGGCGCTCTCGCAGGCCACCGACGAGGTCGATCGCCTCGCCCGCGAGACGCTGCCGGCCACCGTCACTCCTACGTTCCAGGGAACGGCGCAGGCGTTCAAGTCGTCGATGCAGGGGCTCGGACTGCTGCTCGTGCTGGCCATCCTCGTCATCTACATGGTGCTGGGAGTCCTTTACGAGAGCTTCATCCACCCGCTGACGATCCTCTCGGCGCTGCCGCTCGCCGGTCTCGGTGCGCTGCTGACGCTGATGGCCTTCGGCAGCGACCTCAACATCTACGCCTTCGTCGGCATCATCATGCTCGTCGGCCTGGTGAAGAAGAACGGCATCATCATGATCGACTTCGCGCTCGAGGTGCAGCGGCACGGCGGCAAGACCCCGCTCGAGGCGATCCACGAGGCCTGCGTGGTGCGCTTCCGGCCGATCATGATGACCACGATGGCGGCGCTCTTCGGCACCCTGCCGATCGCCCTCGGTTTCGGCGCCGGCGCCGAAGCGCGGCGTCCGCTCGGCCTGGCCGTGGTCGGCGGGCTCCTGCTCTCGCAGTCGCTGACTCTGTTCGTCACGCCGGTGGTGTACACCTACATGGAGTCGCTGCAGGAGCGGATGGGACGAGCCCTCTGGTTCCTGCGCGGTCGCGAGCGGGAGGTCGACGCGGCGAGCTGA